Proteins from a genomic interval of Dama dama isolate Ldn47 chromosome 1, ASM3311817v1, whole genome shotgun sequence:
- the LOC133060655 gene encoding olfactory receptor 10K1-like — MGNHSTVSTFLLWGFSSFSDLQDLLFVMIFFSHVTILAANTSVMVAVKLSHNLHTPMYFFLCGLSFSETCTTVVIIPRMLVDLLSDSKSISIPECATQMFFFFGLGTNNCFILAAMSYDRYTAIHNPLHYSILMTHKICFQLMMASCITGVVVSLCIVLIVFNLSFCDSSIIQHFFCDITPVVSLACDYTIFQKMVLLAFTVFVLVGSFILIMISYVFIGSVVMKMPSAKGRYKAFSTCSSHLIVVCIHYGFAGFVYLRPKNSDSFHEDMLMAVTYTVLTPLLNPIVYSLKNKAMQTALKKVLDNICRLLPCSVRDYWVCGSHSLLNIELKFG, encoded by the coding sequence ATGGGCAATCATTCTACAGTGAGCACATTCCTTCTGTGGGGATTTTCCAGTTTCTCAGACCTGCAGGATCTCCTTTTTGTGATGATTTTCTTCTCCCATGTGACCATCCTAGCTGCAAACACATCCGTAATGGTGGCCGTCAAGCTCAGTCACAACCTTCACActcccatgtactttttcctctgtGGCCTCTCCTTTTCGGAAACCTGTACCACTGTGGTAATCATCCCTCGCATGTTGGTGGACTTGCTATCAGACAGTAAGTCCATTTCTATTCCTGAGTGTGCCACacagatgtttttcttctttggcttAGGAACCAACAACTGCTTCATCTTGGCCGCCATGTCCTATGACCGTTACACTGCTATTCACAACCCACTGCACTACTCCATCCTTATGACCCATAAGATCTGCTTTCAACTGATGATGGCTTCTTGCATTACTGGGGTTGTGGTGTCACTGTGCATTGTCCTCATAGTATTCaacttgtctttttgtgactctaGCATCATCCAACATTTTTTTTGTGACATTACACCTGTAGTCTCCCTTGCCTGTGATTACACCATTTTTCAGAAAATGGTTCTTCTTGCCTTCACTGTCTTTGTGTTGGTGGGCAGctttattttaattatgatttCCTATGTCTTCATTGGGTCCGTAGTTATGAAGATGCCTTCTGCTAAGGGGAGGTATAAGGCCTTCTCAACTTGCTCCTCCCACCTCATTGTGGTGTGCATACACTATGGATTTGCTGGCTTTGTCTATTTGAGGCCCAAGAACAGTGACTCTTTCCATGAAGATatgctgatggctgtgacatatACAGTGCTGACACCTCTGCTTAATCCCATTGTTTACAgtctaaaaaacaaagcaatgcaAACAGCCCTAAAGAAAGTACTAGACAATATATGTAG